The following proteins are encoded in a genomic region of Micrococcaceae bacterium Sec5.8:
- a CDS encoding VIT1/CCC1 transporter family protein: MSQHAPSDPFNSEPPSPEPGRERRPGPRAEAHPAAAHTAEPAAGPSPADIKRWRQYLADERAEAAVYRDLAQNRSGEERAILLALADAEGRHEAHWLQLLGDHAGRSRPASLRSQFLGFLARHFGSVFVLALAQRAESRSPYASDPSATPAMVADEQIHEEVVRGLATRGRNRLAGTFRAAVFGANDGLVSNLSLVMGMAASGVASSVVLLSGVAGLLAGALSMGAGEFISVRSQRELLDATRPTQITLAVAPSLDIEHNELLLVYLARGMSREAAEHRVAERMGLRDCDCDPSLSLQPDLPEAHDEHEAVGTAWSAAASSFCFFASGAIVPILPFVLGMTGVAALAVSAGLVGLALLFTGGVVGLLSGTSPTSRGLRQLAIGMGAAGVTYLLGLAFGAAVA; this comes from the coding sequence GTGTCCCAGCACGCCCCATCTGACCCCTTCAACTCTGAACCCCCCTCCCCCGAACCCGGCCGTGAACGCCGCCCCGGGCCCCGCGCCGAAGCCCATCCGGCTGCAGCCCACACTGCGGAGCCCGCCGCGGGGCCAAGCCCTGCAGACATCAAGCGGTGGCGGCAGTACCTTGCCGACGAGCGGGCCGAAGCCGCCGTCTACCGCGACCTCGCCCAGAACCGCTCCGGTGAGGAGCGGGCGATTCTGCTCGCCCTGGCCGACGCCGAAGGACGCCACGAGGCGCACTGGCTGCAACTGCTCGGCGACCACGCCGGCCGTTCCCGCCCGGCCTCGCTCCGCAGCCAGTTCCTGGGCTTCCTGGCCCGCCACTTCGGCTCGGTCTTCGTGCTGGCGCTCGCCCAGCGGGCCGAAAGCCGTTCACCGTACGCCAGCGATCCCTCGGCCACCCCGGCGATGGTCGCCGACGAGCAGATCCACGAGGAAGTGGTGCGCGGGCTCGCCACCCGGGGCCGCAACCGGCTGGCCGGCACCTTCCGCGCGGCCGTTTTCGGCGCGAATGACGGGCTGGTCAGCAACCTCTCCCTCGTGATGGGCATGGCCGCCTCCGGCGTGGCCAGCTCCGTGGTCCTCCTCAGCGGTGTCGCCGGGCTGCTGGCCGGGGCGCTGTCCATGGGCGCCGGTGAATTCATTTCCGTGCGATCCCAGCGCGAACTCCTCGACGCGACGCGCCCCACCCAGATCACCCTGGCCGTAGCACCCTCGCTGGACATCGAGCACAACGAACTCCTGCTGGTCTATCTGGCCCGCGGCATGTCCCGGGAAGCGGCCGAGCACCGCGTAGCGGAGCGGATGGGTCTGCGTGACTGCGACTGCGATCCCAGCCTCTCGCTGCAACCGGACCTTCCGGAGGCCCACGACGAACACGAAGCCGTCGGCACCGCCTGGAGCGCGGCGGCGTCGAGCTTCTGCTTCTTCGCCTCAGGGGCCATTGTTCCGATTCTGCCGTTCGTACTGGGCATGACCGGCGTCGCGGCGCTGGCGGTGTCCGCCGGCCTGGTGGGCCTGGCACTGCTGTTCACCGGCGGCGTCGTGGGTCTCCTGTCCGGCACCTCCCCCACTTCCCGGGGCCTGCGCCAGCTGGCCATCGGCATGGGTGCGGCAGGCGTGACGTACCTGCTGGGCCTGGCCTTCGGCGCCGCGGTAGCTTAG
- a CDS encoding sodium:solute symporter, with the protein MDASFVNIAIVVVYLAAMLAFGWWGKSRTKNNSDFLVAGRRLGPFLYTGTMAAVVLGGASTVGGVGLGYKFGISGMWLVVAIGAGVLLLSLLFASTIQKLKIYTVSQMLSLRYGSNATQTSGIVMLAYTLMLCATSTGAYATIFVVLFGWDRALAIAIGGAIVLVYSTIGGMWSITLADQVQFVIKTVGIFALMLPFTLNAAGGLDGIRARVDASFFQIDGIGIQTIITYFVVYTLGLLIGQDIWQRVFTAKTPTVARWGGATAGIYCILYGAAGALIGLGARVALPDIDVKALGKDVVYAEVATNLLPIGIGGLVLAAAVAAMMSTASGALIAAATVARADVLPFVASWFGKNINTDDTDNPEHDVRANRMWVLGLGVVAIVIAIITKDVVAALTIAYDILVGGLLVAILGGLVWKRGTGAAAAASMAVGSVITLGTMIILEINAEVPLDGIYANEPIYYGLLASAAVYIAVSLLTKPTDPAVMANWHRRVAGGAVEEEQVPVLTH; encoded by the coding sequence ATGGACGCAAGTTTCGTCAACATTGCCATCGTGGTGGTGTACCTGGCCGCCATGCTGGCCTTCGGGTGGTGGGGTAAGTCCCGCACCAAGAACAACAGCGACTTCCTCGTCGCCGGCCGCCGCCTCGGACCGTTTCTCTACACCGGCACCATGGCTGCCGTCGTGCTCGGTGGCGCCTCCACCGTAGGCGGCGTAGGCCTCGGCTACAAATTCGGCATCTCCGGCATGTGGCTCGTCGTCGCGATCGGCGCCGGCGTGCTCCTTCTCAGCCTGCTCTTCGCCAGCACCATTCAGAAGCTGAAGATCTACACCGTGTCCCAGATGCTGAGCCTGCGCTACGGCAGCAACGCCACCCAGACCTCGGGCATCGTGATGCTCGCCTACACGCTGATGCTTTGCGCCACGTCCACCGGCGCGTACGCCACCATTTTTGTGGTGCTTTTTGGCTGGGACCGAGCGCTTGCCATCGCCATCGGCGGCGCGATCGTCCTGGTCTACTCGACGATCGGCGGCATGTGGTCGATCACCCTGGCTGACCAGGTCCAGTTCGTCATCAAAACGGTCGGCATCTTCGCCCTGATGCTGCCGTTCACCCTCAACGCCGCCGGCGGCCTCGACGGGATCCGCGCCCGAGTGGACGCCAGCTTCTTCCAGATTGACGGCATTGGCATCCAGACGATCATCACGTACTTCGTCGTCTACACCCTGGGCCTGCTGATCGGCCAGGACATCTGGCAGCGCGTCTTCACCGCCAAGACCCCCACCGTGGCCCGCTGGGGCGGCGCCACCGCCGGCATTTACTGCATTCTTTACGGCGCTGCCGGCGCCCTGATCGGCCTGGGCGCCCGCGTTGCCCTGCCGGACATCGATGTCAAGGCCCTCGGCAAGGATGTTGTCTACGCCGAAGTGGCCACCAACCTCCTGCCGATCGGCATCGGCGGCCTGGTGCTGGCCGCCGCCGTCGCCGCCATGATGTCCACCGCCTCCGGCGCCTTGATTGCCGCCGCCACGGTGGCCCGCGCCGATGTGCTGCCGTTCGTCGCCAGCTGGTTCGGCAAGAACATCAACACCGATGACACGGACAACCCGGAACACGACGTTCGGGCCAACCGCATGTGGGTCCTGGGGCTCGGCGTCGTCGCGATTGTCATCGCGATCATCACCAAGGACGTGGTCGCGGCCCTCACCATCGCCTACGACATCCTCGTCGGCGGGCTCCTGGTCGCCATCCTCGGCGGCCTCGTCTGGAAGCGCGGCACCGGCGCCGCCGCAGCTGCCTCGATGGCGGTGGGCTCGGTGATCACCCTCGGCACCATGATCATCCTGGAGATCAACGCGGAGGTTCCCCTGGACGGGATCTATGCCAACGAACCTATCTACTACGGGCTGCTGGCATCAGCGGCGGTTTACATCGCGGTATCCCTGCTGACTAAGCCAACGGATCCCGCGGTCATGGCCAACTGGCACCGCAGGGTTGCCGGCGGTGCCGTGGAGGAAGAACAGGTTCCCGTTCTGACCCACTAG